A single Paenibacillus sp. FSL R5-0517 DNA region contains:
- a CDS encoding leucine-rich repeat domain-containing protein codes for MDITYAFTDERFRQVVLDRFCNERGFIQESDVREVETLQLSNHDISNLDGIEYFKGLQELDCAYNQLTGLDLAQNHMLRTLRCRENQLLTLDLHSNSELQVLDCSFNRLRQLDLSHNSKLVTLECHWNMLSELALERLEQLEELSCSYNALFTLELEHNIHLRRLDCANNYMLDLDVSGCPNLLELRCNHNHIKQLDLTLNLALESIRCFNNHISKLDLRHNVQLRELYCSENKLTELDYSVNPKLERLQYADNLIFESNHEVQGMGVFQYDASMSNYQMRLHIQDKELVVTAQVSTKAEMEELSPYMEATWDRWDMLQEQALKTIAEAHPDEDISELVLADAEFQGDRYLRLGYDAGDTPAGRLYIYAEFDDEFHMLDTLIYETY; via the coding sequence ATGGATATCACCTATGCCTTCACGGATGAACGGTTCAGGCAAGTTGTGTTGGATCGTTTTTGTAATGAGAGGGGATTTATTCAGGAGAGTGATGTTCGTGAGGTTGAGACATTGCAGCTTTCAAATCACGATATTAGTAATCTGGACGGGATTGAGTATTTCAAAGGTCTTCAAGAGTTGGATTGTGCCTATAACCAATTGACGGGTCTGGATCTTGCTCAGAATCACATGCTCAGGACGTTACGTTGCAGAGAGAATCAGCTTCTTACTCTGGACCTCCACTCCAATTCAGAATTGCAGGTACTCGATTGCAGCTTTAATCGACTTCGCCAATTGGATCTTTCTCATAATTCCAAACTTGTCACGCTGGAGTGCCATTGGAATATGTTGTCGGAGCTGGCTTTGGAGCGCCTTGAGCAGTTGGAGGAACTGAGCTGCAGTTATAATGCTCTTTTCACGCTTGAGCTTGAACACAATATACACCTGCGGCGACTGGATTGCGCTAACAATTACATGTTGGATCTCGATGTATCCGGCTGTCCAAACTTGCTTGAACTTCGATGTAATCACAACCATATCAAACAGCTGGATCTTACTTTAAATCTGGCTCTGGAGAGTATCCGTTGTTTTAACAACCATATTAGCAAGCTGGATCTTCGTCATAACGTGCAATTAAGAGAGCTTTATTGTTCCGAGAACAAATTAACCGAGTTGGATTATAGCGTTAATCCCAAGCTGGAGAGACTGCAATATGCAGACAATCTGATTTTTGAATCCAATCATGAAGTTCAGGGGATGGGTGTGTTTCAGTATGACGCATCAATGTCCAACTATCAGATGCGCTTACATATTCAGGATAAAGAACTGGTAGTCACTGCACAGGTTTCAACCAAGGCTGAGATGGAGGAATTGTCTCCATATATGGAAGCGACGTGGGATCGATGGGACATGCTTCAGGAGCAGGCCCTTAAAACCATTGCCGAGGCCCATCCGGACGAGGATATCAGTGAATTGGTTTTGGCTGATGCAGAATTTCAGGGAGATCGTTACCTTCGATTGGGATATGATGCGGGGGATACACCTGCTGGTCGATTGTACATATACGCGGAGTTTGACGATGAATTTCATATGTTGGACACATTAATCTATGAAACGTATTAA
- a CDS encoding nitroreductase family protein, with protein MSEFENLVKNRRSAVIFEEGIEISESELQEMFALNKFAPSAFNLQHTHYLVIKDEEQKEKVYEASQQYKVKTASAVIVVLGDVNAHHHIRTINEGLLNLGALTPFQYEQESQSVTEFYESRGRFFQREDAIRNASLSAMQLMLIAQDRGWDTCPMIGFDAEELQQSLDIPNHYVPVMLITIGKKSEAKQRPRGYRKPINEYVSFNKMHAE; from the coding sequence ATGAGTGAGTTCGAGAACCTGGTTAAAAACCGCAGGTCGGCTGTTATTTTTGAAGAAGGAATTGAGATTTCGGAGTCTGAACTGCAAGAGATGTTTGCCCTGAACAAATTTGCACCATCTGCCTTTAACCTGCAACACACCCACTATCTTGTGATCAAAGACGAGGAACAGAAAGAGAAAGTTTATGAAGCTTCCCAGCAATATAAAGTAAAAACAGCTTCTGCGGTCATCGTGGTTCTGGGCGATGTCAACGCACACCATCATATCCGCACCATTAACGAAGGTTTGCTGAATCTGGGCGCCCTCACTCCGTTCCAATATGAGCAAGAATCCCAAAGTGTAACCGAATTTTACGAATCTCGCGGCAGGTTCTTCCAACGTGAGGATGCGATTCGCAATGCCAGCCTGTCTGCCATGCAGTTGATGCTGATCGCTCAAGATCGCGGTTGGGACACCTGTCCAATGATTGGTTTTGACGCAGAAGAATTACAACAAAGCTTGGATATCCCTAATCATTACGTACCGGTTATGTTGATTACCATCGGCAAAAAGTCGGAAGCCAAACAACGTCCGCGCGGTTACCGTAAACCAATCAATGAATATGTTAGCTTCAATAAAATGCACGCTGAATAA
- a CDS encoding M15 family metallopeptidase — protein MKPFTRKSIISTILIGSVVAGSAFTTFPITSNLNPVASAASSSFTQFLHDNAPGRTIKTIKNVATVTNVSSTVVLVNKKRNLPSTYAPQDLVVPNIPFSFSGSSPKKQMRKVAATAIEKLFAAAKKDGIDIKAVSGYRSYATQKSIFDRNASIKGEAVANKTSARPGQSEHQTGLAMDISSASAGYDLQQSFGNTKEGKWLKANAHKYGFIIRYGKDQEKLTGYSYEPWHVRYVGVYIAGEITNQKLTLEQYLERAK, from the coding sequence ATGAAACCTTTTACTCGTAAATCCATCATATCTACAATTCTCATAGGCTCTGTTGTAGCAGGTTCTGCTTTTACTACGTTTCCCATCACTTCAAACCTGAATCCCGTCGCGTCTGCTGCTAGCTCCAGCTTCACTCAATTTCTGCATGATAATGCACCTGGTCGTACGATCAAAACCATCAAAAATGTGGCAACCGTGACCAATGTTTCCAGTACAGTTGTGCTTGTCAATAAAAAGAGAAATCTGCCTTCAACTTACGCACCACAAGATTTGGTTGTACCTAATATTCCTTTTAGCTTCTCAGGCTCAAGTCCGAAGAAACAGATGCGTAAAGTGGCTGCAACCGCAATTGAAAAATTATTTGCCGCTGCCAAAAAAGACGGCATTGATATCAAAGCCGTGTCTGGTTATCGCTCTTATGCGACTCAGAAATCAATCTTTGACCGGAATGCCAGCATCAAAGGTGAAGCTGTTGCCAATAAAACAAGTGCTCGTCCAGGACAAAGCGAACATCAAACGGGTCTTGCAATGGATATCTCCAGCGCTTCCGCCGGTTATGATCTTCAGCAAAGCTTCGGCAACACCAAAGAAGGCAAATGGCTAAAAGCCAATGCCCACAAATACGGATTCATCATTCGTTATGGCAAAGATCAAGAGAAATTAACGGGTTATTCCTATGAGCCATGGCATGTACGTTATGTCGGAGTCTATATTGCTGGTGAAATTACCAATCAGAAACTTACGCTGGAGCAATATTTGGAACGAGCCAAATAA
- a CDS encoding iron-sulfur cluster biosynthesis family protein: MYIEITDLAAKRLTESLNDQPGYFKVIYDLEGCGCNGVIAIIIVDELAALDAQIETNLVPFYVDPKQQLNLEQHMKLDTEENYPSFKLSSDSGVLSGNVRVRDTRAVTVGSSGGSDACML, from the coding sequence ATGTATATTGAAATTACAGACCTGGCTGCAAAACGATTGACGGAAAGCCTGAATGATCAACCTGGATACTTCAAAGTAATCTATGATCTGGAAGGTTGCGGATGTAACGGAGTTATCGCGATTATCATTGTCGATGAACTCGCGGCTCTTGATGCTCAGATTGAAACCAATCTGGTTCCGTTCTATGTTGATCCGAAACAGCAACTGAACCTGGAACAACACATGAAGCTGGATACAGAAGAAAATTATCCTTCCTTCAAATTAAGCAGTGACTCCGGCGTGCTCAGCGGTAATGTTCGTGTGCGCGATACCCGTGCCGTAACTGTGGGAAGCTCCGGTGGATCTGACGCTTGCATGTTGTAA
- a CDS encoding TetR/AcrR family transcriptional regulator, which yields MGRAKEFDTETVLRKATSVFGAYGYEGTSLSLLLSELGIARQSLYDTYGTKHDLFVSALKFYIQQKTEAGIRLLNECTSVRQGMAELFNEVINVLTDDERRNECFIINSAVEQAPQNHEIASFIQTTNQQMEDVFHIALLRGQRNGELKHAEEELPGLARYLNYSRLSLTFTAKSGASVEALRDFVQMTLKAMD from the coding sequence TTGGGAAGAGCCAAGGAATTTGACACGGAAACTGTTCTAAGAAAAGCAACGTCCGTATTTGGAGCGTATGGTTATGAAGGTACATCTTTGAGCTTACTGCTGAGTGAACTTGGCATTGCGCGGCAAAGCCTGTATGACACATATGGAACGAAACATGATTTATTTGTCTCTGCGCTTAAATTCTATATTCAGCAGAAGACAGAAGCGGGCATCAGACTATTAAACGAGTGCACAAGTGTGAGGCAAGGCATGGCAGAGTTGTTCAACGAAGTGATTAACGTGCTCACAGACGATGAACGTCGTAATGAATGTTTTATCATTAATAGCGCGGTGGAACAGGCACCACAAAATCACGAAATCGCATCCTTTATTCAAACCACTAATCAACAAATGGAAGATGTTTTTCATATTGCGCTGTTACGAGGCCAGAGGAATGGTGAATTGAAGCACGCAGAGGAAGAATTGCCTGGGCTTGCCCGTTATCTGAATTATTCCCGACTCTCATTGACCTTTACGGCGAAGAGCGGTGCAAGTGTAGAAGCGCTGCGAGATTTTGTACAAATGACTCTAAAGGCTATGGATTAA
- a CDS encoding nuclear transport factor 2 family protein yields the protein MEADSIPHQIMHGFTQLLLEGKLEQWLNLYTSEAIFEFPYAPAGYPQKLEGKAELANHVHNLLGMIEIQQFSEPVILADSTKQQFVAEFTCTGRSLVTGKPYNQTYISVVSHKNGKITHYKDYWNPMIVIESDLGGSKHE from the coding sequence TTGGAAGCAGATAGTATACCGCATCAGATCATGCACGGATTTACTCAATTGTTACTGGAAGGAAAACTGGAACAGTGGTTGAACCTATATACATCTGAGGCTATCTTCGAATTCCCATATGCACCAGCAGGATATCCTCAGAAACTGGAAGGCAAAGCCGAACTTGCGAATCATGTTCATAATCTGTTGGGGATGATTGAAATCCAGCAGTTTTCTGAACCGGTAATCTTGGCCGATTCCACGAAACAACAGTTTGTGGCTGAATTTACTTGTACAGGGCGCTCATTAGTTACAGGCAAGCCATACAACCAAACCTACATTTCTGTGGTGAGCCACAAGAATGGAAAAATTACACATTATAAAGACTATTGGAATCCGATGATCGTAATTGAATCGGACTTAGGAGGAAGTAAACATGAATAA
- a CDS encoding ergot alkaloid biosynthesis protein — MNNDKPVTLITGANGKTGSRVAAILQKQQYPVRLAGRTKASLSGSGDNYVYFDWYDSDTYAQALKNVNQVYLVVPVMDMNPEDVMIPFIKEALWSGVKRFVLLGSASIDENGPIFGKVHQYLKAHAPEWAVLQPSYFMENFTEGPHRETMKQLGKIYSATGDGKIGFVSADDIATVAFRALTDVIPHNTEHMITGPETLSYGQVSNIISRLLGQSIQHESLSDDELRNSMIQAGMPEDYATALAGLDIAIREEGREDQVTDTVLRLTGNGPISMEQFVQNHMAVWN, encoded by the coding sequence ATGAATAATGATAAACCGGTGACACTGATTACAGGGGCTAATGGAAAAACAGGAAGCCGTGTTGCGGCTATACTTCAAAAGCAACAATATCCGGTGCGCTTGGCAGGAAGAACTAAAGCATCTCTTTCTGGTTCTGGTGATAACTATGTCTATTTCGATTGGTACGATTCCGATACGTATGCTCAGGCATTGAAAAATGTGAACCAGGTGTACCTTGTCGTGCCAGTCATGGACATGAATCCAGAAGACGTCATGATTCCGTTCATCAAGGAAGCATTGTGGAGCGGCGTTAAGCGATTTGTCTTGCTCGGCAGTGCTTCGATCGACGAGAATGGTCCCATATTTGGCAAAGTACATCAGTATTTAAAAGCGCATGCTCCCGAGTGGGCTGTTCTCCAACCATCTTATTTTATGGAGAATTTTACGGAGGGACCGCATCGGGAGACGATGAAGCAACTCGGTAAAATCTACAGTGCTACGGGTGACGGGAAAATCGGTTTTGTCAGCGCAGATGATATTGCAACTGTTGCCTTCCGAGCACTTACAGATGTTATTCCTCATAATACAGAGCATATGATTACAGGGCCGGAGACGTTGTCCTATGGGCAGGTTTCCAACATCATTAGTCGTTTACTGGGTCAGTCCATCCAGCATGAATCTTTGTCCGACGATGAACTGAGGAACAGCATGATTCAAGCCGGGATGCCTGAAGACTATGCAACAGCTCTGGCAGGGTTGGATATTGCCATCCGTGAAGAAGGCCGCGAAGATCAAGTAACGGATACCGTGCTGAGATTGACGGGGAATGGCCCAATCTCAATGGAGCAATTTGTTCAAAATCATATGGCAGTATGGAATTAA
- a CDS encoding ABC transporter ATP-binding protein produces the protein MIQFENVSKQYPDGTTALRQVNLNINKGELFVMIGPSGCGKTTMLKMINRLIERTDGAVLINERSIDEYNIHELRWNIGYVLQQIALFPHMTIAENIAVVPELRKWKSDQIKQRVHTLLDMVGLHGDTYSERKPAELSGGQQQRIGVLRALAADPEIVLMDEPFSALDPMSREKLQDDILDIQRQMKKTIVFVTHDIQEAMKLGDRICIMKDGQVLQVGTPEELIRQPANDFVREFVGGPDADTSPPFVFDLETIMSPLSPGHVPKSAKTAVPVSTTLPELVEIMSSHDHLLVERNRQIIGEINRADLMKYWSEQLQERGEGHE, from the coding sequence ATGATTCAGTTCGAAAATGTATCAAAACAATATCCTGATGGAACTACGGCTTTGCGTCAGGTTAACCTCAACATTAACAAGGGAGAATTGTTTGTCATGATTGGTCCGAGTGGATGTGGCAAAACCACCATGCTCAAAATGATCAATCGCCTGATTGAGCGAACAGATGGAGCAGTGCTCATTAATGAACGCTCAATTGATGAATACAACATTCACGAATTGCGCTGGAATATCGGATATGTGCTGCAACAGATTGCACTATTCCCGCATATGACGATTGCCGAAAATATTGCGGTTGTTCCTGAGCTGCGAAAATGGAAGTCAGATCAGATCAAGCAGCGCGTACATACGCTACTGGACATGGTTGGATTGCATGGAGATACGTACAGTGAGCGCAAACCTGCCGAACTATCTGGTGGACAGCAGCAGCGAATTGGAGTGTTGCGTGCACTCGCTGCCGATCCCGAGATTGTATTGATGGATGAACCATTCAGTGCACTCGATCCGATGAGCCGTGAGAAATTGCAGGACGATATTCTGGATATCCAGCGCCAGATGAAAAAAACAATTGTGTTTGTCACCCATGATATTCAGGAAGCGATGAAGCTGGGTGATCGCATCTGCATTATGAAGGATGGACAGGTTCTGCAGGTAGGCACCCCGGAAGAACTGATCCGACAGCCAGCTAATGATTTCGTACGTGAATTTGTTGGAGGTCCTGATGCGGACACGAGTCCACCATTCGTATTTGATCTGGAAACCATCATGTCACCACTCTCACCGGGTCATGTGCCAAAGTCAGCTAAAACTGCCGTTCCCGTATCAACTACCTTACCGGAGTTGGTTGAGATTATGAGTTCTCACGACCATTTGCTGGTTGAACGTAACCGACAGATTATTGGCGAGATCAATCGGGCAGATCTGATGAAATACTGGTCTGAACAGTTACAGGAACGAGGTGAGGGACATGAGTAG
- the opuFB gene encoding osmoprotectant update ABC transporter permease/substrate-binding subunit OpuFB (The ABC transporter OpuF is widely distributed in Bacillus species other than B. subtilis. OpuFA is the ATP-binding subunit, while OpuFB is a fusion of permease and substrate-binding subunits.), which translates to MSRFTEVFSERKGQLLSALLEHIQISFIALFFAVLIAIPLGIYLTRKPRVAEPIIGITAVLQTIPSLALLGLLIPLFGIGTLPAIIALVVYALLPVLRNTYTGISEVDPSMVEAANAMGMNSRQRLIKVELPLAMPVIMAGIRTAMVLIVGTATLAALIGAGGLGALILLGIDRNDTALIILGAIPAALLAILFDVLLRQFQRLSFKKTLVTLGSLALIAILVITIPFVARGGQKDLVIAGKLGAEPEILINMYKLLIEKETDLTVELKPGLGKTPFLFNALKSGDIDIYPEFTGTAISEFMKETAVSTDRTEVYEQARDGMLSQFNMVLLNPMDYNNTYTLAVPKSIADQYNLKTISDLKPVEQQMKAGFTLEFSDREDGYLGIQKKYGIEFPNVATMEPKLRYGAVQRGDINLVDAYSTDSELRQYELVVLEDDQELFPPYQGAPMLRQETADQYPQLVEVLNQLAGKITDDEMRQMNYDVNVEGANPEQVAAEYLKQAGLL; encoded by the coding sequence ATGAGTAGATTCACGGAGGTGTTCAGCGAGCGTAAAGGCCAATTATTGTCTGCTCTTCTGGAACATATTCAGATCTCTTTTATCGCATTGTTCTTCGCTGTCCTTATCGCCATTCCGCTTGGTATATACCTTACACGCAAACCAAGAGTCGCTGAACCCATTATTGGGATTACAGCTGTGTTGCAGACTATACCATCCCTGGCGCTTCTCGGATTACTCATCCCATTGTTTGGTATAGGAACACTTCCTGCAATCATTGCACTTGTGGTGTATGCGCTGCTTCCTGTACTCCGCAATACGTACACAGGCATATCCGAAGTTGATCCTTCCATGGTCGAAGCGGCGAATGCAATGGGCATGAATAGTCGGCAACGTCTAATCAAAGTGGAACTGCCACTGGCGATGCCTGTCATTATGGCCGGAATTCGGACGGCTATGGTCCTGATTGTAGGAACGGCGACACTTGCAGCCTTGATCGGCGCAGGAGGCTTGGGTGCATTAATCTTGCTGGGTATTGATCGGAATGATACCGCACTGATCATCCTTGGAGCTATTCCGGCAGCATTGCTGGCTATTTTGTTTGATGTACTACTGCGTCAGTTCCAGCGGTTATCCTTCAAGAAAACGCTGGTTACCCTTGGTTCGCTGGCTCTAATCGCAATACTTGTGATTACCATTCCCTTCGTGGCACGTGGAGGGCAGAAGGATCTCGTAATTGCTGGCAAACTGGGAGCTGAACCGGAGATTCTGATTAACATGTATAAATTGCTGATCGAAAAAGAAACGGATCTGACCGTTGAACTTAAGCCCGGATTAGGTAAAACACCATTCCTTTTCAACGCACTCAAGTCGGGTGATATTGACATCTATCCCGAATTTACCGGGACAGCGATCTCCGAATTCATGAAGGAAACAGCAGTCAGCACCGATCGGACAGAGGTGTACGAACAGGCAAGAGATGGAATGCTGAGCCAGTTCAACATGGTGCTGCTGAACCCTATGGATTACAACAATACGTATACGTTGGCTGTTCCAAAGAGCATCGCAGATCAATACAATCTCAAGACCATTTCGGATCTCAAACCGGTAGAACAGCAAATGAAGGCAGGTTTCACGCTGGAATTCTCGGATCGGGAAGACGGTTACCTTGGTATTCAGAAGAAATATGGAATTGAATTCCCGAACGTTGCAACCATGGAACCGAAGCTTCGCTATGGAGCTGTTCAACGAGGCGATATCAATCTCGTAGATGCTTACTCCACCGATAGTGAGTTGAGACAATATGAACTCGTCGTGCTGGAAGATGATCAGGAATTGTTCCCGCCGTATCAAGGTGCGCCGATGCTTCGTCAAGAAACGGCAGATCAATATCCACAACTGGTTGAGGTGCTGAATCAGCTTGCTGGCAAAATTACGGACGATGAGATGCGTCAGATGAACTATGACGTGAACGTAGAGGGAGCGAATCCTGAACAGGTGGCAGCAGAGTACCTTAAACAGGCTGGATTGCTGTAA
- a CDS encoding NAD(P)/FAD-dependent oxidoreductase, which produces MTQETYDLIAIGTGSAASSVITRCAEAGWKIAVIDEREFGGTCALRGCDPKKVLAGAAELIDWNERMQGKGIQGQATINWSELMAFKRTFTESIPRASEDKFKQERMDTFHGKASFVDEDHIQVGEEVLHGKHILIATGARPAPLEIEGSEHLIYSDDFLDLEQLPDRLVLIGGGYIAFEFAHIAARAGTEVHILHRSEQPLKSFDAELVESLMQKSKEIGIHVHLNAEVKSVRQEGNAYIVHGTRNGADHQWQCGLVVHGAGRIPNVDGLELEKGNVSYSKKGITVNEYLQSESNPRVYAAGDVTDTKGLPLTPLAGQESRAVSFNLLEGNQHKPNYKVMPSIVFTVPALGSVGMSTEQAKKEGYEVQVNDMSKWYTYKRTHEKFSMAKVVIDKSTGRILGAHVLGGKTEELINLFAMAIQFDLTIDQLNTMNFAYPTAASDLGSLV; this is translated from the coding sequence ATGACACAAGAAACTTATGACTTGATTGCAATTGGAACAGGAAGCGCGGCAAGTTCTGTCATTACCCGTTGCGCTGAAGCTGGCTGGAAAATCGCTGTAATTGATGAACGTGAGTTCGGCGGAACCTGTGCACTGCGCGGCTGTGATCCCAAGAAAGTGCTGGCCGGAGCCGCGGAGCTGATCGACTGGAATGAACGGATGCAAGGGAAAGGTATTCAGGGACAGGCGACCATCAACTGGTCTGAACTTATGGCCTTTAAACGCACCTTTACCGAGAGCATACCTAGAGCAAGTGAGGATAAATTCAAACAAGAAAGAATGGATACGTTCCATGGTAAAGCTTCATTCGTCGATGAAGACCATATTCAAGTGGGAGAAGAAGTGCTTCATGGCAAACACATTCTGATTGCTACTGGTGCAAGACCTGCGCCACTTGAGATTGAGGGATCAGAGCATCTGATATATAGTGATGACTTTCTGGATCTGGAACAGCTGCCTGATCGATTAGTGCTGATAGGCGGTGGATACATTGCATTTGAATTTGCGCATATTGCGGCCAGAGCCGGGACGGAAGTCCATATCCTGCATCGGAGTGAACAGCCGCTGAAATCATTTGATGCGGAACTGGTTGAATCTTTAATGCAAAAATCGAAAGAGATCGGCATTCATGTTCATTTGAACGCAGAGGTGAAGTCCGTACGGCAAGAGGGGAACGCCTATATCGTTCATGGCACACGCAATGGTGCAGATCACCAGTGGCAGTGCGGACTTGTCGTTCATGGAGCCGGGCGTATTCCCAATGTGGATGGGCTGGAATTGGAGAAAGGCAACGTTAGCTACAGCAAAAAGGGTATTACGGTGAACGAGTATTTGCAAAGCGAAAGTAATCCGAGAGTTTATGCTGCTGGCGATGTAACCGATACGAAAGGGTTGCCTTTGACCCCGTTAGCAGGTCAGGAATCCCGGGCAGTATCGTTCAATTTGTTGGAGGGAAATCAACACAAACCCAATTATAAAGTGATGCCTTCCATTGTGTTTACTGTCCCAGCACTTGGTTCTGTAGGGATGAGCACGGAACAAGCCAAAAAAGAGGGCTATGAGGTGCAGGTAAATGATATGTCGAAATGGTATACTTACAAAAGAACTCATGAAAAATTTTCCATGGCCAAAGTGGTGATCGACAAATCAACCGGTCGCATTCTGGGTGCGCATGTACTCGGGGGCAAGACAGAAGAATTGATCAACCTTTTTGCAATGGCTATTCAGTTCGATCTGACTATCGATCAGTTAAACACCATGAATTTTGCATATCCTACTGCTGCATCGGACCTGGGTTCTCTAGTGTAG
- a CDS encoding DUF1349 domain-containing protein, which yields MSSDFVGLLEGKWTKEPVAARMDGDRFVVEAREGSDFWEETFYGFCHRDGHAILAPWDGTEAIEVSFDLSSFTELYDQAGLMLWHGEDQWIKAGVEVNDGVAHVGAVVTDTYSDWSLSPVPEWGGRIVTIRASYSNEAVVIRARTDEHPWRTIRVARFAYPTNKHAGPFLCSPKRAGFEVAFTKWRSTPPDTDLHTDPPITD from the coding sequence ATGTCATCGGATTTTGTAGGACTTCTTGAAGGCAAGTGGACGAAGGAACCCGTTGCCGCACGGATGGATGGGGATCGTTTCGTTGTGGAAGCTCGGGAAGGCAGTGACTTCTGGGAGGAAACATTCTATGGGTTCTGTCATCGGGATGGACACGCCATACTTGCTCCATGGGACGGAACGGAAGCGATTGAGGTATCTTTTGATCTAAGTTCATTCACCGAATTATATGATCAGGCGGGGTTGATGTTATGGCACGGAGAAGATCAATGGATCAAGGCCGGAGTTGAGGTTAATGACGGTGTTGCTCATGTTGGAGCTGTCGTGACGGATACATATTCGGATTGGTCCCTATCTCCTGTACCTGAGTGGGGTGGACGAATTGTGACGATCAGAGCCTCGTACAGTAATGAGGCTGTTGTCATTCGGGCTCGTACAGATGAGCATCCTTGGCGTACGATTCGCGTTGCACGGTTTGCCTATCCGACGAATAAACACGCAGGCCCATTTCTGTGTTCACCGAAGCGTGCAGGGTTCGAGGTAGCCTTTACCAAATGGAGATCCACTCCACCCGATACTGATCTGCACACAGATCCTCCGATTACGGATTAA
- a CDS encoding SET domain-containing protein — translation MIEVKQSKLGDGGEFNRGVFATVDIAKGTLIHQAPVVPYPNEDHEHVEKTILEDYVFEYGANHTAILLGYGSLINHSYEPNATYDINFDNHTFDFYAYTDIKAGEEIVINYNGEEDSMDPLWFLDDYEERMLEFNKSNDDEGEKETNPQSQDTDTSK, via the coding sequence ATGATTGAAGTGAAACAATCCAAGTTGGGTGATGGTGGTGAGTTTAACCGCGGGGTCTTTGCTACCGTTGATATTGCGAAAGGAACGCTGATCCATCAGGCACCCGTCGTGCCTTACCCGAATGAAGATCATGAGCATGTCGAAAAAACGATTTTGGAAGATTACGTATTCGAATATGGGGCGAATCATACCGCCATTCTGCTCGGCTACGGCAGTCTGATCAACCACTCCTATGAACCTAACGCTACCTATGATATCAATTTTGATAACCACACCTTTGACTTCTACGCGTATACAGACATCAAGGCTGGCGAAGAAATCGTCATCAATTACAACGGTGAGGAAGACAGCATGGACCCGTTATGGTTCCTGGACGATTACGAGGAGCGTATGCTGGAGTTCAATAAGTCCAATGATGATGAGGGTGAAAAAGAGACCAACCCCCAATCCCAGGATACGGATACGAGTAAATAA